Within Vicia villosa cultivar HV-30 ecotype Madison, WI linkage group LG1, Vvil1.0, whole genome shotgun sequence, the genomic segment ttttcacacggattaagaaaaataataattattgtatgaaaatgagaaattatgaaggtttttataaaattattcttcattaatgacatatagagataaatttatataattgaaaagagagagaataataaatatttaaggatataatagaaaaaataacattaattattcattgaaattgtaaagcatttatatttaaatacaattttttttccaaaatgacttataataaaaaacggagggagtagtttTTACACAAAAATATAAATCACTTTCTAATTGCAAAATCCTTGAAAGTTGAAATAATAAATATAGGAAAATGCTAATtgttaagaaaacataaaaataagaaaggcaagaataaatctcaaccattcattatcaccaccaccccatgattcctattaaaaaataaattaaattataaataaattaaaatttttcctATAATATAGTGACATGTgtccattcttgcatttcttctccaatttccttcgtactaaatagcattactcataaatatattcaatcctaaaaaaattgggtttttttttctcaaaaggaaatatttataaaaagaaTGAAATTTTAATGTTAATAATGAATATTTACACAAATTTTAATGTAATTAAGTTTAACAAATAATGAGAGTAATTGCTATATTTAAAAACATATAGCAAgaaaccaatcgttagttggtccagtggtgattggcgctggacttggtagggagaaccacggttcgatcccccgcaactacgatcgggagggggcttgacccacttgatgccagagctgttcccccgaaccggactaaaccggtggttataaaccaaaaaaaaaaaaacatatagcaagaatattaccaaaaaaaaaagatatagcAAGAATTGACCGCCGACGATTGGACAAACATATTTGCTTCCCTAACAAGTAACATATATTTAAAAAACAGTTAAGAGCAATAATATATTGTGAGAAGTTGGGATTTCAAATCTTCAAACATTGTTCGACCATCCAAGATACAAAGTTCACTGGATGCTTCTTAAGGGCCAGTTTGTTttagctttttttaaaaatgatttttatagtgttactaaattttgtgaaaattttttttacaaagaaactttttataaaagcttcaaatgaaaattttgtttgaatatttattgttaaaatgtgattttaggtatttcatctatttatgggaaaaataaattggatatcaaaatttcaaaaaatcacttaattttgaagctatttcaaatagattttcataaaaatcatttttgaaatacaactttttgaaaaaattataattttgactaagttttggtcttcaattatgtatgtttatgttaaaggatatcaaattaagtgtttcattttaaaaaaaacgaatataacaaaaacttgtaatattttggaaaacgattttagaaaatctattttaaaaaatacaaagaaaaacaaACTGGCTCTAAGTGTCATGCATATGCATAGGCCTAACTTCTATTCCTTCCAAAGAGAGACTACTAGTCCAATTACAACCCTTAATCTCATAAACATACATGTGTAAGTCTTCATGGCGTAAATTGAAGAACTCCCCCATCTTTATCTCCAGCCACCCATCACTTCTCACACTAGGATATTGCCATTCCAAATTTCGATCCACCGAAACATTGTTGTAACCTTGGATACCAACTAAAAACTCCACAGGTTCGTGCTCAACTACCCAGATATCAGTCTTCTTAAACACAACGTAAACCTCATACCAAGTACTTGAGGACAAAGTAATGGTGTTTATCATACCATAAATTTTAAGCATACTCACATTTCGAAGCTTAGCGATTTCAGGGAACCTGTCCATACGTAGTACACAAAAGTTGCAATGAGATAAAAGTTGAGAGTGATTCATGAGATAAAAGTTGAGAGTGATTCATTATGTAAGAAGCttaaaaacaaagagaaaagttAAGAAAAAACCTAGAATCAGGCTCGGAAGTCCATTCTAAATATTCATTAGGGAAACTCCAAAAAAAGTGTAGATATCTGGCAGCAAGCATAAAACACCTTTTCCCATTCTTTCTCACCAATTGAAAGCTCTGATTTTCAAAGATAATTAGCAACTAACCatctttttttcagaaaaaaatataataaatatttgcaTAACAATAATTCAGTTTAATACCTTTTGACCATAACGGATGATAAGAGGGCAATCACATAGAGACATGTAGAGAGCCTTTTTTGTAGGGAGGTTGGCAAGGGTAGAAGAGTGTGAAAAGATATAGTTCATGAATGGAGTATCTGACTGGAGAAACTTATTCCAGACAGTGTCGGAGTCGGCTGCAGAACGGAAAGTTTTGGAAACGAGGGAGAGTCGGCATGCGTCAATTGGCGTAGTATGAGAGAGTATGGTGGCAATGCAGCCTTCTGGTAATGTTTCAAACTTTGCCATTACTCAATTAGGATTAGCTCCACCAGGGTTTGACAGGGTTTTGCTCTAAATTTAAAGAGAGATCAGAAAGAGTCATATTTGTGTCACGGTAGAATCATTTCTTTCTAGTTTGACCTGTTTTATACTCACTCCCCTATGCTTATCCAAGACAAGGGCTTTAAATGCCATTAAACAGTCTATTTTACATTCATTGTCATTTATTCGGCTATATAAATACCGTATAATTTTAGACGATTGCTATCCTTACCCTAAATATATTACATATCTACACCATCACAAATACAACATAaagaataattattaaatatattaagaaaaacAAAATCGTATCAAACTATGGTGTTAGTTGTCATTTTACTAGTGTAACAATATCATCTATCTCCTCTACTTTAATCTAAATCTActctacttttatttatttaatctaaATTCAAGATTACCATCATGACGTGTCATTCTAATATAACACTAATGCTATCAACTTTTTAGAATTTTCAATACTAATTAAAATTGTCATTATTCAtaactatttttaaaattatatttgatattatatttaacaaattaattaatttttactatcacaatatttaactatttatatataatattttgaaataaataattaaattattttttgattttatagTACTAGAACTCAATaattaagagaatttctttattgaccctcCTATGAGggtgacccccagcgaaaatcccaacttgcctctacttcggagatgcatcttcgaagtttttttttttctaaattttcccagacttcggaagtgcacttccgaaaacaccaaatggggggtgttttcgaagatgcacttccgaaaacaccttttctcACATtgtggggggtttcggaaatgcacttccgaattatgcagaaattgtgttttttttttatgtttttcttaacatgtatttttaattaaacgaaaacgccaaataaaataaacgacatatcaacataaaatactaatataataaatacaatCCGAATAATATATATAAGCCgagtaatagtgtgcgaaatacAAGTCGAATACAAGAAAAATAATCCGGAACCCCTACtgtgtatgcctaaccctctctccctgggacctcctctgcctcctgtATGCCGCTGCACGGCCCGCATCACCGACTATCCTCTccaccacggcgactgcctctcgactgccctgatcaatgatacctcgctccaacacgtcccgcccaagcagctctatccgctggcatatcggcaggagatcaatgacatggtcatcctcggccttctggttctccaagatctcctcgtaTGTTGGCCTAGGAGCGCTGGGAGCGCCGgctgtcatcagaggatgtgacacccgataaaaccatgtgacgtacccctctacacaatgccagtcctgggtgacttgcatgcgacgatactccttcgggaccacatgacgctcctagtccgcaaatatggcagtgagctccactcgggtaactgtgtcgggagcagcctcaaacgatgacctcggtatcatctgcacatgtcGAAACtaccgcatgcaccgctcagggagatacctcaccatggtgttggtcccgcatgccaaccaaccAGAATATAACGCGATGCGGTCAAAGGCGACAACAACAGTGTAGTCACTGAATGGCCTCCAACGAATGTCATCGTGagctgtgcggtcgaggtacccacgatatggtcccactgcattgttccccctttggagaacgtatcgggcggccctgggcatggcgtcctcgtacgcaggatcaatgtggaagccgtggatgcgggggaagtaggagatgatccagccctgaaacacaaacacgataatgtgttaaaaataaatacgaaccataaataaatgtgaaacaattaaaatgaaacgtaccgtcaaGAGTGTGGCGGATCCGGTCAACttcctggtcctccagttggaggcctcattcagcttctggtataggtataccagaatagctgacccccgGTTCCACTagtgaacggtagtcaagtccataAAGTagaggaggtaggtcacgtcgacgtatcttgcactcttgtccacaaagagtgcagtgcctaccaaaAACATTAACAATCACCGGAGAGCAcaggcacggtgatactccataAACAGGTCGTTCTCCGCATCCTCGGATTCGcccgccgccaccaagtggtgctcGTAATAATCGCTCAAtgtggagaaccggatatgaggcccatttgtcgtccgacactcaaaatcagccatatctggctccatacccagatagatcgCGATCCAGTCGATCgcatcgaccctctggatccgggaatggTTCAGCAACATCTccctaatcggcaagtggagaagacactgcacatcgtgcaaggtgatcgtcatctccccaaccggtaagtggaaagaagacgtctccctatgccaccgctccacaaaggccccttgcatgccgtggctgatggtggtatacccggtcatgcacaacccacctaGCCCGGAAGCAGTTACCGCATCAttaaaccactgcgcctctggtttaaagagaccAAAAATCTTCCGTgcatggttcaccatttttaaagtcggcctttcctgttacaacaaaaacaaaaaactttgttaattagaccgttaagaaaatgtggaataaaaaactaaataaataacggttaaataataaagtcggataaattataaaaaatacctctccatcccagacacgtcgagcgacgtgctcgtggtaggaaatcagcatGGACGTGTCActaggccctcccgggtagccctcctcctcctcctcctcctcctccccgtgcggagggtcaacatcaggtatctcctcctccgcctcctggtatctcacctcctcctcctcccgtacctcctcctgacgggaagaagatacccgagccagccgactcctcgatccagacgaGGAACCGGGCTCATCAGTATGTACGGTGCTCGTACTCCGCCCCGTCCCCGCGTTGATGCAAGCTGCGCCgcacgctcgcgtctagccgacgctgtctgtgtctctctcccctgtctgatacgTGTTGGGTTGCCTGCCATATTCCTGAAACAATTGAAATCTATAAAAATgcgaaacaattaaaaaaaaccaCTTCTGGACacatttcagaagttcattttcgaaactggtgagggaggtgttttcggaaatgaacttccgaaacacccctgcgaacaCCATTTCTGCACCtttcatggcagaccccaaaacacACTTAGAAATCAGATTTTAGGCTTCTAAACAACCAAAATACTACTAATtacctacccctatatcatttttgtaatttctaacaaccctaacatgcatttCAATCATGGATCTAAAGATTAAGAAATTTACAAATTGAAGTGATTGAgatgcttttgaatgtagtagaacAAGTggatggagcctttgatgtagccttggaagttGGTTTGCAGAAAATCTCTTTGAGGTTGAGTTTGGAATtggtttagggtaaatgattttggGGGGAggggctgttttgtttaaactgcaaaacgcgcagtatttcgaaaatgcacttccgaaatgctgttttcggaaatacatttccaaaataagaaaatttttaaaaaaaaaggtgttttcggagatgcatctctgaaaacagcATTTTTTtgcacttcggaaatgcatttccgaagtatagGGGCGTTTAAGGGTTTTCACCAGGGGTCACCGAGAAGATAGGGaggtgcatctctgaaaacaacatttttttgcacttcggaaatgcatttccgaagtatagGGGCGTTTAAGGATTTTCACCAGGGGTCaccaagaagatagggaggtggataaagaaattctcaTAATTAAATACACGACTCCTTGAAAAtttaatatgtaatatttttatattctatttattttaaaataaaaaaattacaatttaatcaattgattgattttaaaataatattaatgttAATAATTAATGAAGATAATAAATCTTTTCAAATGTAACATAGGATATTTGATTTGCTCaatcatttataatattttggaaTCTTGACTAAATGACTTTTGGGCCTTTGGCCCTCtttgtaacaaaaaaaataaatgactttaatttattttaatattaatttattttcattcaaCTTTATTTTATTATGCAGTATCCTAAGtaaatcaaacataatattttgGAACGTTTTCAGGTCAATTAAAGTTTTAATTGTAACAAAAATTTGGATAAACGTTCTAACATTTTGAGATTAATTATATTCTAATGTTCTAACGTAATAGACCAATTATTTTCTAACATTCTAACTTAATATAGGCCAATCATTTTGTAACAATTCTAAGTACAAaccatatattaaaataaataataataatattaaaccatctctattaataattaataagaataatattatatgaggagggatatatttataTCCAAGAGTAAGTcttgaacacttactccaaatcttaaccattgattttcattaatctaacgactttaattaattttttatatagaaaaatatttcaaaaataattaaatttaaagatcAATTAAAACCATTAGATTAATCAAAATCAATGATTAAGATTTGAATCAAGTGTTtgacacttactcttggagtcaatatatccCTCATCATATTATATATAGctaataataatagttttatgataataataataatactgattATTTATAGAAgcgattttttaatattaattattaaatgggATATCTCTAAATTAAAAAATCTCttatttctaaaaatatatagtcaattaataataaattataaatatatttatataacaaCATTAacctcaaaatttaaaatttaaaatttaattcgtgcaattttgaaattattaataattttaattttttttaattcaaaaaataataataataataattttaaaaattaagaatttaattctccaacaaataatagaaaaaactcaaaaaataaatatttaaattttctgTGTAgttttagaatatatttttaaaataagtatttatAATTTAAGGTTTAAGAATACTCCTATGGATAATAGAAAAATCTCAAAAagtaagtaatatatatatatatatatatatatatatatatatatatatatatatatatatatatatatatatatatatatatatatatatatatatatataaaattcgtttaaaaaataaactcacaacgaaaaattaaaaacataaatatCAATGATTTAATTGTGTACAATTATAATCATGTGTTATTAGattgacttttgaattttttcgtattattaaatttcttttgaaaatattttcatattattttacttCTCTCAATCACACTTGTTATGATATTAATATTCTTATGAATAAAATTATACTAATTCTACAatatgtgacaatataagactaattttaatattaataaaatattcatttaaaattttgtgttattatattaatataattatgaatattttaatttttatgataaataaaatataaacatatataacagaataatattagtagaaaatatattaatatgtTAATATAATTGTTATAAGTAAcattaatgaaataatttaatatattataataagagtttaaaggtagtgcactaacagtgtaaactaactttacacgtacaaccaatcaaaattcttacacttgtcatgtcatattagtttctttaaattaaaattgtgtttcaattgaatacatggttgtgattgtttgacagtgtaaaaatattttacactttcagtgtatatccctttttctcttttaataataaaataaatattaatattataaaattctattttgaaatacccgtgcatcgcacgggccaTTTATCTAGTCttaattttaatcttattttaattttattagcaATTCTTAACAAAAACCTAattctattataataataataataataataatatttagccatcactattaataataatataaacaatataatatttatcaataacaataataataatattataatattcgGTCAccacttttaataataataatatataaaatttgcCTAGGTAAAAGAGAATATTCAtcgattaaaatattatatttaaatataggtattattagtaaataaattagaaaatttgaattttgaagtgaaataataaaagaaagaatGTAAAACAGATATATTTtgatctaatttttttattaaaatctacAAATACTATATTTTTCTTGTTTACTATCAATAATGTTCTTAATAACAGTTTTACAAATATTACAGAACCTAAATTAATCCTCCACAAAAAAGACCTGATTTaatttcttacaaaatttaatcggGTCACATTAgtgttaatatttttatcaaatttgaaattaaaatttaatcgTGTAAGGTCCCCTTTTCAGAAGAGCATCCTTATCTAATATTAAGCATCTTTTAAAATCACATCCcgactttgaggtaaagtttgcTAAACGCCAAGCGAATTTGGTTGCTCACTTATTAGCGAGGACAGCCAgttcttggtctaggcgtaggTTTCTACATTCGATTCCTTTTTGTATTGAACATCAGTTAGATAATGAAATGATTTGAGCTTGTTTCGGTAAAAAAAGTATGatttttgattatatatatatatatatatatatatatatatatatatatatatatatatatataaaagtatagCTGATTAGTTTTGATCCGTATCAAATCGTTTATTAAAGATCCGAaccattaaattatttttcaatttaaaatgaaatatataatttgttttaagtatttttcatttttaggtttggtttggtttagatTCAATTTGAGTTTGGTTAGGTTTCAATTTTAGCTCAATTCTAAAACTGTTTGTGTATTATAGATTTGATTGACTAATCAAACATAATGATTCAATTATTTTAACATCAATTTGATTCGTTTCAattcttgtattttttttaaacagcCCTAAAGTCAACATGCTTACATGTGTGAGTGAAATGCAATTAGAACAATTACACATAGTAAACTGAGTCGGTGGCTTTTCTTCGGTGGCCCTGTAAACTAGCATGTCTTTTTCCGTTATCAAGATTATTCATTCATCAACTAACTCTCAAATCTTTGTCTTTCTTCACTCACAACACAACACTCGTCATTTTCATATCTCCAACCCCATCGATCGATCCAGTTGCAACAAATTCTTGTTCTGCAATGCCAAACAACGAAGACCAGACGTTTGCATTGAAGGACAAGTTACGAGAACTTGTTCATACTATCGTTGAAGGCGATGATTTCAATCTGCATGCTGCTGATGAAGCCATCACTGCACTTTCTGTTCTCAGGGACTTGAAATCCAGTGCTTCTTTCTCGAGTAAATTCGATCGTTTATCTGTTCCTGTTCCTTCGCAGTTTCGGTGCCCCATCTCAGGTCTCATCATGACTGATCCTGTTATCTTGGCCAATGGACAGGTCAGTTCTTGATTTCTTTCGTCTCTATGTAATTTCCTCGCTTTCGATGGATCATTGTGTTCGAAAATAGGTAGTTTTGGAAATGTAATTGTTTCTGGATTGAGTGGTAGTAGTACTAGTAGTATGTTATTATGATTCCATGGTTTTAAATTATGGTTGCAATCGCGATCCTGCCTAGAATTGTAGAATTGTAGGTAAATGTGTTTGATTCGCGGCCTCGGCTGTGATCAAGTTATGGTTGCATAGCCTGAAAAATTATAACGTCGCGGTTCAAATTGTAGATAGTTATTGATTCCGAGGTTTTAAGTCTCGCGATCCTTTAGTGTGGGGGGTTGCTCAACTGACTTGAAACAGTTGAGTTAAGTGTTAAAAGTAATTGCGACATTTTGGAGAAATGCGGATAAATGTGACTAATGCGACCACAATCGCAGTCGCGTTGTAATTCCATAGGCAAAAAAATCATCATGTTGTAGTGGTATTGCACTGTTATTTTATGTTCATCATGATTGTTATGATCCTTGATTGATGTATTGATGTTGCAGACTTATGATCGACCGTTCATTCAGAAATGGCTGAATGAAGTTCATAGAGATTGCCCTCAAACACAGCATGTCCTCTCTCATTCCATCCTTTCTCCTAATTATTTGGTCCAAGACATGATTTCAAGGTGGTGTAAGGAGCATGGAGTTGAGCTACCAATGCCTGTTGGGGATATTGACAATGGAGAACCAACCGAAGCGCATAAGTATCGTTTACGAACATTGCTTCACAAACTGTCGTTATCTGCATTGGATCAAAAAGAAGCTGCAAGGGAGCTTCGGCTTTTAGCGAAGCAGATGCCTCCGTTTCGAACACTCTTTGGTGACTCCGAAGTGATTAAAAAATTGCTTACTCCGTTATCACAAGGCGTGGCTTGTATAGACCCGGAACTCCATGAAGACTTGATCACGGCTGTTCTGAATCTGTCGATCGACGATAACAATAAGAGAGTTTTTGTAGAGGATGAAAAGCTTATCACCTTTATTATCGATTCGTTGAAATCAGGAACCGTTCAAACAAGAAGCAATGCAGCAGCAGCCATTTTTTCATTATCAGCACTTGATATCAACAAACAAATCATTGGAAAAACCGGTGCGATTAAATACTTGGTTGACCTTTTAGAAAAGGGACATCCATCATCACTGAAAGACGCTGCTTCGGCTCTATTCAATCTATGTATTGCACATGAAAATAAAGCGAGAACAGTTCGAGAAGGCGTGGTTCAGGTTATTCTCAGCAAGATCATCGTGGACCGTGTTCTAGTAGACGAGTTTTTGGCCTTATTGGCACTTCTCTCTAGCCATTCCAAGGCTGTTGCCGCATTGGGAAGCCACGGCGCTGTCCCTTTCTTTATGGATATATTAAGAGATAGCAGCATTTCGGATCGCAGCAAGGAGAACTGTGTTGCAATCTTGTACATAATATTTTTCAATGATAAAACAAAGAGGAAGGAAATTAGAGATGATGAAGTATCCAATGGTACATTGGCTAAGCTTGCAGAATGTGGAACTTCAAGAGCTAAGAGGAAagcttgtggtattcttgataggctcaaaatttCTCAATCCTCAAGATAATCTCCCATTTAAGGGTATATAGAAAATAAATTCTTAATGAAATTAGGACTAGAAAATTATAATCacatctttttgtaatgaatttctTGTGTTTTGTAGTTTACTTTTAAAAAGTACAGAAACCTTACATATTGTGTATATTTGCATGCAATTGTATCATAGTGAGTATTAGAATTGCCATACGATTATACGAGAAAAATGTTaagtaatttattaaattatgtaACATTTTCAAATGATCAATACATTAGATGCAGGTTAGCAAGACAAGAAATACAAAGCAAGAAGCATCATTCTTCCAATATTGGCCACAGTTGCCCGACGAAAATTCACAGTTGTTTTTCACTCTAGTCCTTGAACCAAaggtggataaagtaatgatacAAATGAAGCCTACTAAACAAAACAATAGATTTAAAGGAATCTTGAATTTTCAAGTTTGAGTTTCGATAAGAAATTCCGCATATTGGTTAAATGGCAACACTTCTGTGGCATGATCCAGCAGCAAAATGCAAAGCACCATGTCAAAGTATGTGCTTGTCTGTTCTTCAGCATTGCAAGTAGCAACCAATGCTTGATCACAAATGTAAAACACGTTATACTCTCCTCATCGCCGTTCTGAATCACTGCTACTCATACGATCGAAAGGAGGATTGGTTCCCTCATCGCCAGATTCCATGGCTAAACGCATGCTCTCTTCTGTCCTTCTGCTACCGTTAACATCCGAGCGAACACTGCCACTTCCTCTGCTGCTGCTAGACATACTGCTGCTTGTATATTGGCTTGAGGCACTTCTATGAAACGAATTCATGCTCCCATCTTCAGATTCCATGCGACTCGAAACTTTAGCAGATGACTTTCTACTACTCTTATGGCTTAAATCTTTGTTGGAAGATTTTCTACTGCTTTTTTGGCATAGTTCTTTGATTGAAGTTTTTTTGCTGCTCTTCTGGCTTATTTCTTTGATAGAAGATTTTTTTGAGCTGCTGTTTGACTTTTGGCTTAAATTACCAACAAAGCTTTGCCATTTTCTACTGGTTTTGCCACTGGAAGAAGCACTTCCCTCTGCTGAATCTTTACTAGTAGTTTCGTTCCTTGATTTTGTGCTGCTTTTTCGGCTTGATTTCTTCGAAGTCGCCCTTTTCTGAGATTTTTCACCGGCTGCGACATGATTTTGAGCAGTTTCATTGTCTTCTTCATAGTCAGTGTCTTCATCATCTGAAGTTTCTCCTTCTGATTCACTCTCACTGTCATATTCGCTTTCAGTAGCAGTGCTATGCCTAGAGGTGGCAGCGGGGAGTGAAGGTGGTGGAATAGGTTCCGTTGGAGCCGTTGATAGAAAACTCAAAGCGGTTACAACGTCACCGATCAAAGGACGGGCTTCTGGTTCCTCCTGCAAGCACATTGCTGCTATTGCAACCGCTTGATTAAGATCCTTTTCTGGAAAATGCTTATTGAGAAGTGGATCCGCCATATCTGGATACTTTTTCGGGTCCCTAAATAAGGGTTGTGCCTGCAAAATCACAAAGTTACATTACATCACAATAGCTCATAGATAAGTCTATCAGCATAAACATAAAACACGTTCTGTATTAACGATTATACTGGAAATTTACCCATGAAACTAGATTTTGCTCTTCGTTAGGCTTTGTGGTATCAACGGCGCGTCGACCAGTGATAAGTTCAAGCAAGACAACTCCAAAACTGTATACATCTGATTTCAAGGAAACTTGACCTGTTCTTGTATATTCAGGAGCACAATAACCATATGTTCCCATAACTCTTGGAGGTGCATTGTTCATCTTGTCTCCACCACAAAGCTTGGCCAATCCAAAATCATATAGTTTCGCATTAAGATCATTTTCAGTACCCAACAAGATGTTGAATGTTTTCAAGTCACGGAATATAACCGGTGGATTGGCATTATCATGCAAGTATTCTAGTCCTTTAGATGCACCTGCCGCTACTCTCATTCTTTCAAACCAATTCAATGGCGGCTCATCCGGTCTATTCCCTGCCACAAAAAGTACACAAGTGCTATGTTAATCATTTTATATCAAAATCGAGAAAATGACTCAGATTCtcaatcatcaaaactaagacgGAAACTgaagatttgatggaaaattacCAAGAAGACGATCTTCAAGAGTATAGGCAGGATAGTATTCGTATACCAGAAGACGTTGTTCGCCATCAGCGCAATAACCAATGAGACT encodes:
- the LOC131654197 gene encoding putative F-box protein PP2-B12; the encoded protein is MAKFETLPEGCIATILSHTTPIDACRLSLVSKTFRSAADSDTVWNKFLQSDTPFMNYIFSHSSTLANLPTKKALYMSLCDCPLIIRYGQKSFQLVRKNGKRCFMLAARYLHFFWSFPNEYLEWTSEPDSRFPEIAKLRNVSMLKIYGMINTITLSSSTWYEVYVVFKKTDIWVVEHEPVEFLVGIQGYNNVSVDRNLEWQYPSVRSDGWLEIKMGEFFNLRHEDLHMYVYEIKGCNWTSSLSLEGIEVRPMHMHDT
- the LOC131616872 gene encoding U-box domain-containing protein 9-like, coding for MPNNEDQTFALKDKLRELVHTIVEGDDFNLHAADEAITALSVLRDLKSSASFSSKFDRLSVPVPSQFRCPISGLIMTDPVILANGQTYDRPFIQKWLNEVHRDCPQTQHVLSHSILSPNYLVQDMISRWCKEHGVELPMPVGDIDNGEPTEAHKYRLRTLLHKLSLSALDQKEAARELRLLAKQMPPFRTLFGDSEVIKKLLTPLSQGVACIDPELHEDLITAVLNLSIDDNNKRVFVEDEKLITFIIDSLKSGTVQTRSNAAAAIFSLSALDINKQIIGKTGAIKYLVDLLEKGHPSSLKDAASALFNLCIAHENKARTVREGVVQVILSKIIVDRVLVDEFLALLALLSSHSKAVAALGSHGAVPFFMDILRDSSISDRSKENCVAILYIIFFNDKTKRKEIRDDEVSNGTLAKLAECGTSRAKRKACGILDRLKISQSSR
- the LOC131616882 gene encoding probable serine/threonine-protein kinase PBL25 is translated as MNCFPCCGPQKNKQSNSKREHGTTTTQEVTSASKAPDMKKQRGDEQMQGDATNINAQNFTFRELATATKNFRQECLLGEGGFGRVYKGVIPATGQAVAVKQLDRHGTENSKDFLSEVALLSHVHHENLVSLIGYCADGEQRLLVYEYYPAYTLEDRLLGNRPDEPPLNWFERMRVAAGASKGLEYLHDNANPPVIFRDLKTFNILLGTENDLNAKLYDFGLAKLCGGDKMNNAPPRVMGTYGYCAPEYTRTGQVSLKSDVYSFGVVLLELITGRRAVDTTKPNEEQNLVSWAQPLFRDPKKYPDMADPLLNKHFPEKDLNQAVAIAAMCLQEEPEARPLIGDVVTALSFLSTAPTEPIPPPSLPAATSRHSTATESEYDSESESEGETSDDEDTDYEEDNETAQNHVAAGEKSQKRATSKKSSRKSSTKSRNETTSKDSAEGSASSSGKTSRKWQSFVGNLSQKSNSSSKKSSIKEISQKSSKKTSIKELCQKSSRKSSNKDLSHKSSRKSSAKVSSRMESEDGSMNSFHRSASSQYTSSSMSSSSRGSGSVRSDVNGSRRTEESMRLAMESGDEGTNPPFDRMSSSDSERR